From Candidatus Thermoplasmatota archaeon, one genomic window encodes:
- a CDS encoding RNA 2'-phosphotransferase, translating into MMNEHELNRVGRIMAGVLRHFPEKFGVQMDEHGWVRMGEFVDQMRGQKERLHWIKPYHLVAIAATDPKGRYQVEGDRIRATYGHSMKLDLDLPTDDIPAKLYYPVTEEEVDIILERGLTPTDRQKVHLSKTYENALSAGLRRAENPIILVVDAIRAIADGMLIQQAGKTVYVTDSVPAEYLSRD; encoded by the coding sequence ATGATGAACGAGCACGAGCTCAATCGCGTGGGTCGCATCATGGCGGGCGTCCTGCGCCACTTCCCCGAGAAGTTCGGCGTCCAGATGGACGAGCACGGCTGGGTCCGCATGGGCGAGTTCGTCGACCAGATGCGCGGCCAGAAGGAGCGCCTGCACTGGATCAAGCCCTATCACCTCGTCGCGATCGCGGCGACGGACCCGAAGGGCCGCTACCAGGTCGAGGGCGACCGCATCCGCGCGACGTACGGTCACAGCATGAAGCTGGACCTCGACCTTCCGACGGACGACATTCCCGCGAAGCTCTACTATCCCGTGACCGAGGAGGAGGTCGACATCATCCTCGAGCGCGGCCTCACGCCCACGGACCGCCAGAAGGTCCACCTCTCGAAGACGTACGAGAACGCGCTCTCCGCGGGCCTGCGCCGCGCCGAGAACCCGATCATCCTCGTCGTCGACGCGATCCGCGCGATCGCGGACGGCATGCTCATCCAGCAGGCCGGGAAGACCGTGTACGTCACGGACTCCGTCCCCGCCGAGTACCTGAGCCGCGACTGA
- a CDS encoding NTP transferase domain-containing protein, whose product MKVASIVLAAGASRRMGSPKALLDFGGERALARVVRIARATGADPVVVVLATDTLPIVSAALPDLPATLVENPATGAGRTGSLLRGLAVAPAGPVFVHPVDHPLVRASTLDALVVGLGTHEVARPVHAGARGHPILLSASAANAARRLHPATPLKELVGALDAVDVEVDDPGVLENIDTPEAYAKALERWNGERF is encoded by the coding sequence GTGAAAGTCGCCTCGATCGTGCTCGCCGCGGGCGCGAGCCGGCGCATGGGATCGCCGAAGGCGCTCCTCGACTTCGGCGGCGAACGCGCCCTCGCGCGCGTCGTCCGGATCGCCCGCGCGACGGGCGCCGACCCCGTCGTCGTGGTGCTCGCGACGGACACGCTCCCCATCGTCTCGGCGGCGCTGCCCGACCTCCCCGCGACCCTCGTCGAGAACCCGGCGACCGGCGCGGGCCGCACCGGAAGCCTCCTTCGCGGCCTCGCCGTGGCGCCCGCGGGACCCGTCTTCGTGCACCCTGTCGACCACCCCCTCGTGCGCGCCTCGACGCTCGACGCGCTTGTCGTCGGGCTCGGGACGCATGAGGTCGCGCGACCCGTCCACGCGGGCGCGCGCGGCCATCCGATCCTTCTTTCCGCCTCGGCCGCCAACGCCGCCCGTCGGCTCCACCCGGCAACGCCGCTCAAGGAGCTCGTCGGCGCCCTCGACGCCGTGGACGTGGAGGTGGACGACCCGGGCGTCCTGGAGAACATCGACACGCCCGAGGCCTACGCGAAGGCGCTCGAGCGGTGGAACGGGGAACGTTTTTGA
- the rpiA gene encoding ribose-5-phosphate isomerase RpiA, which translates to MDQDAAKRRAAWKACEFVESGMVVGLGTGSTAAHAVKRLGERAKNDGLRITGVPTSLATERLAREVGLPLATLDDVDRVDLTIDGADEVDPKLDLIKGLGGALLREKIVASVTARQIIIVDATKIVPKLGTKAPLPVEVLPFGQAAVKRALEARGWKVELRRRDGKPFVTDNGNLVFDVRFAEGIEDAAALEREVNTIPGVVDNGLFVGRTWKVVVAEADGSTRILSRP; encoded by the coding sequence ATGGACCAGGACGCGGCGAAGCGCAGGGCGGCGTGGAAGGCGTGCGAGTTCGTCGAGAGCGGCATGGTCGTCGGCCTCGGCACGGGCTCGACGGCCGCGCACGCGGTGAAGCGCCTCGGCGAGCGGGCGAAGAACGATGGCCTCCGCATCACGGGCGTTCCCACGAGCCTCGCGACGGAGCGCCTCGCGCGCGAGGTCGGCCTCCCGCTTGCGACGCTCGACGACGTCGACCGCGTGGATCTCACGATCGACGGCGCGGACGAGGTGGACCCGAAGCTCGACCTCATCAAGGGCCTCGGCGGCGCGCTCCTGCGCGAGAAGATCGTCGCGAGCGTCACGGCGCGGCAGATCATCATCGTCGACGCCACGAAGATCGTCCCAAAGCTCGGCACGAAGGCGCCGCTCCCCGTCGAGGTCCTGCCGTTCGGCCAGGCCGCGGTCAAGCGCGCGCTCGAGGCGCGCGGGTGGAAGGTCGAGCTGCGTCGGCGCGACGGCAAGCCGTTCGTCACGGACAACGGAAACCTCGTCTTCGACGTGCGCTTCGCGGAAGGCATCGAGGACGCGGCGGCCCTCGAGCGCGAGGTCAACACGATCCCGGGCGTCGTGGACAACGGCCTCTTCGTCGGTCGCACGTGGAAGGTTGTCGTCGCGGAAGCCGACGGCTCGACGCGGATCCTCTCGCGCCCGTGA
- a CDS encoding V4R domain-containing protein: MLDPLVLVFGGLGLLVASLVIVAINREGAIPPSPYDVPEPKLGLEAAIWSIRHADVQYWDGVAVGERMRAPNLEELARALDRLDLGTFEVKSAKKRHEFTVRNGPFSKAPAVDEPLCYLTRGILAGSCGATLDREVDVVEEACAGTGSPECVFSVEVKEREEPRFTQV, translated from the coding sequence ATGCTCGATCCCCTCGTCCTCGTCTTCGGCGGGCTCGGCCTCCTCGTCGCGAGCCTCGTCATCGTCGCGATCAACCGCGAAGGCGCCATCCCGCCGAGCCCCTATGACGTGCCCGAGCCGAAGCTCGGGCTCGAGGCCGCGATCTGGAGCATCCGCCATGCGGACGTCCAGTACTGGGACGGCGTCGCGGTGGGCGAGCGCATGCGCGCGCCCAACCTCGAGGAGCTCGCGAGGGCGCTCGACAGGCTCGACCTCGGGACCTTCGAGGTGAAGAGCGCGAAGAAGCGGCACGAGTTCACGGTCCGCAACGGACCCTTCTCGAAGGCGCCCGCCGTCGACGAGCCCCTCTGCTACCTCACGCGCGGCATCCTCGCGGGAAGCTGCGGAGCCACGCTCGACCGCGAGGTCGACGTCGTGGAGGAGGCGTGCGCGGGCACGGGGTCCCCCGAATGCGTCTTTTCCGTGGAGGTGAAGGAACGTGAAGAGCCCAGGTTCACGCAAGTCTGA
- a CDS encoding glycosyltransferase codes for MKSPGSRKSEKGAVARAGRMIVGFTLGAAVGLVIHVVTLLAQAPVMDPGADWIFENTIGAPGAYILMILLGAFGARVGSGEWTVVGTMLYMSLIIIVVGFILYSATVMLPKNPSILNILLFLAEFVSLSFVIIYAYYTVDRVSRKSWRRHYSHAARTPRSYPFVEFHVPMYNEPPHVVMEVLDHLLRMDYPVDRYAIVVADDSTEQKSREEIERFCREHQDRIKYMHRAERKGYKAGALNAALERSPQGVELIAVVDADYKVQPEFLKEVVGYFEENPKLGFLQSPQDFHNRDHSPFTRQIYWANRFFYDAIMPARNEANSIIFCGTMGVMRKKALVDAGGWGEDVLCEDAETSLRMSDLGWESLYVPKVYGRGLIPETYSGYKSQQYRWAFGGGQILRKHGHKIWRSKLTPRQRFDLLAGGLHYFSGVIIFVIASILLLMGLGEIFGFPMVNYHRGEIALMGFVPLFVMLEGILRMRWALGRAVGLDMRQTLQVVGVWFSIMFFTTWAALKGISGSKQGFVRTPKHRARKVSAFEAWSRAVRLMRFEVTMAWWLLVAGFGVFVIALLKLPYLIEDGLISTISAFVLSFWLVWYAYVFGAGPIYAARGSRGPE; via the coding sequence GTGAAGAGCCCAGGTTCACGCAAGTCTGAGAAGGGCGCCGTCGCGCGGGCCGGCCGGATGATCGTCGGGTTCACGCTCGGCGCCGCGGTGGGCCTCGTCATCCACGTCGTGACGCTCCTCGCGCAGGCGCCCGTCATGGACCCCGGCGCGGACTGGATCTTCGAGAACACGATCGGCGCGCCCGGCGCGTACATCCTCATGATCCTCCTCGGCGCCTTCGGCGCTCGCGTGGGGTCCGGGGAGTGGACCGTCGTCGGGACGATGCTCTACATGAGCCTCATCATCATCGTCGTCGGGTTCATCCTCTACTCCGCGACCGTGATGCTGCCGAAGAACCCGTCCATCCTGAACATCCTGCTCTTCCTCGCCGAGTTCGTGAGCCTGTCGTTCGTCATCATCTACGCGTACTACACCGTCGACCGCGTGTCGCGCAAGAGCTGGCGCCGCCACTACTCGCACGCCGCGCGCACGCCGCGCTCGTATCCGTTCGTGGAGTTCCACGTGCCGATGTACAACGAGCCTCCGCACGTGGTCATGGAGGTGCTCGACCACCTCCTGCGGATGGACTACCCCGTCGACCGCTACGCGATCGTCGTCGCGGACGATTCGACCGAGCAGAAGTCGCGCGAGGAGATCGAGCGCTTCTGCCGCGAGCACCAGGACCGCATCAAGTACATGCACCGCGCCGAGCGCAAGGGCTACAAGGCCGGCGCGCTCAACGCGGCGCTCGAGCGCTCACCGCAGGGCGTCGAGCTCATCGCGGTCGTGGACGCGGACTACAAGGTCCAGCCCGAGTTCCTGAAGGAGGTCGTCGGCTACTTCGAGGAGAACCCGAAGCTCGGCTTCCTCCAGTCGCCGCAGGACTTCCACAACCGCGACCACTCCCCGTTCACGCGCCAGATCTACTGGGCGAACCGCTTCTTCTACGACGCGATCATGCCCGCGCGCAACGAGGCGAACAGCATCATCTTCTGCGGCACGATGGGCGTCATGCGGAAGAAGGCGCTCGTCGACGCGGGCGGCTGGGGCGAGGACGTGCTCTGCGAGGACGCCGAGACGTCGCTCCGCATGAGCGACCTCGGGTGGGAGTCCCTCTACGTGCCCAAGGTGTACGGCCGCGGCCTCATCCCCGAGACGTATTCGGGCTACAAGTCGCAGCAGTACCGATGGGCCTTCGGCGGCGGTCAGATCCTGAGGAAGCACGGCCACAAGATCTGGCGGAGCAAGCTCACGCCGAGGCAGCGCTTCGACCTCCTCGCGGGCGGCCTCCACTACTTCTCGGGCGTCATCATCTTCGTGATCGCGAGCATCCTGCTCCTCATGGGCCTCGGCGAGATCTTCGGCTTCCCGATGGTGAACTACCATCGCGGCGAGATCGCGCTCATGGGATTCGTGCCGCTCTTCGTCATGCTCGAGGGCATCCTCCGCATGCGGTGGGCGCTCGGCCGCGCCGTCGGCCTGGACATGCGCCAGACGCTCCAGGTCGTCGGGGTGTGGTTCAGCATCATGTTCTTCACCACGTGGGCCGCGCTCAAGGGCATCTCGGGATCGAAGCAAGGCTTCGTCCGTACCCCCAAGCACCGCGCGCGCAAGGTGAGCGCGTTCGAGGCGTGGTCGCGCGCCGTGCGGCTCATGCGCTTCGAGGTCACGATGGCGTGGTGGCTGCTCGTCGCGGGGTTCGGCGTGTTCGTCATCGCGCTCCTGAAGCTGCCCTACCTCATCGAGGACGGCCTGATCTCCACGATCAGCGCCTTCGTGCTGAGCTTCTGGCTCGTGTGGTACGCGTACGTCTTCGGCGCCGGCCCCATCTACGCCGCGCGCGGGAGCCGCGGACCCGAGTGA
- a CDS encoding ArsR family transcriptional regulator, which produces MRRETTLTLDERDEEMADLFATLGMPRNLAKTLVFLAQVREAVSTEIEHGAGLRQPEVSVAMQALRDHAWVEKRDLKKEGKGRPVHCYRLLVKLEDVVADIERTKRAEAERTFNAIARLRTLAAETGRAATPP; this is translated from the coding sequence ATGCGTCGCGAAACCACCCTCACGCTCGACGAGCGCGATGAGGAGATGGCGGATCTGTTCGCGACCCTCGGGATGCCGCGCAACCTCGCGAAAACGCTCGTCTTCCTCGCGCAGGTGCGCGAAGCCGTCTCGACCGAGATCGAGCACGGCGCGGGGCTTCGGCAGCCCGAGGTCTCGGTCGCGATGCAGGCGCTCCGCGACCACGCGTGGGTCGAGAAGCGCGACCTGAAGAAGGAAGGCAAGGGGCGCCCCGTCCACTGCTACCGTCTGCTCGTCAAGCTCGAGGACGTCGTGGCCGACATCGAGCGGACGAAGCGCGCCGAGGCGGAGCGCACGTTCAACGCGATCGCGCGCCTCCGCACGCTTGCGGCCGAGACCGGCCGCGCCGCCACGCCCCCGTGA